In Sandaracinaceae bacterium, the genomic window GGCACGAAGCCCTCGAGCGCCCGCGGCACCTCCTCGGCCAGGTGGTGTGTGTTCACCGCGCAGCGCGTCACCCCCGCCGCCGCGAGCCGCTCGAGCGCGTAGCTCGCCAGCGGCCGGTTCATCAGCGGCACCACCGGCTTGGGCAGCCGCTCCGTGAGCGGCAAGAGACGCGTCCCGAGCCCCGCGGCGAAGACCATGCCGTGCATGACGAAAGTGTGGACGAAGACAACTCCCTCCGAAAGAAACGCGGTGCGCGACGGTCTCTTGAATGTTGGGGGTGCTGCGCGCCCCTGTTGAGGTATAAGGCCTCGCTCATGACCTCTCGCCGCTGCCTGGTTACCGGAGGAGCCGGATTCGTCGGCTCCCACCTCGTCGATCGCCTGCTGGCGGACGGTCATCGCGTGGTCGCGCTGGACAACTTCGTCACGGGGTTCCGTCGCAACATCGCCCACTTGAAGGATGAGGAACGCTTCGACCTGGTGGAGCACGACATCACCAAGCCTTTCCCGAAGGGTTTCGGTGGATTCGACTGGATCTTCAACCTCGCTTGCCCCGCCAGCCCGCCCGCATACCAACGCGATCCCGTCTTCACCACCCTCACCTGCTTTCACGGCGCGCTCTATTGCCTCGAGCTGGCCGAACGAGACGGCGCGCGCATGCTCCAGGCGAGCACGAGCGAGGTCTACGGCGACCCCCGTGTGCACCCGCAGCCCGAGAGCTACCGCGGCTTCGTCAACTGCGTCGGCCCGCGCGCCTGCTATGACGAGGGGAAGCGCGTTGCGGAGACCCTCTGCGCGGAGTACCGCCAGCGCCGCGGCGTCGACGCCCGCATCGCGCGCATCTTCAACACGTACGGCCCCCGCATGGACCCGGGCGACGGTCGCGTGGTCAGCAACTTCATCGTGCAAGCGCTGCAGGGCCTCCCCCTCACCGTCTACGGAGACGGCAAGCAGACGCGGAGCTTCTGCTACGTGAGCGACCTCGTAGGCGGCCTGGTCCGCCTCATGGGCCACGAGGATGAGCATGGTCCCGTGAACCTCGGCAACGACGGCGAGTACACGATGCTCGAGCTCGCTGAGCTCGTCACCCGAGAGACCGGCAGCGAAGCCGAGCTCGTGTTCAAGGAGCTCCCGGCCGACGACCCCACCCGCCGCAGGCCGGACCTGACTTTGGCGCGGAGCCGCCTGGAGTACGAGCCGACGGTCGCGCTGGCCGAGGGCTTGGCCCAGACAGTCGCGCACTTTCGAACGATCGTGGAGCCGGCGTGAAGGCTACCCGGTTGTCCGGCGACCGCTGCGCCTATAGGAAAGCGTCGACCCTGGAGGAGAACCGATGAAGGTAACGATGGTGGGAGGCGGCTACGTCGGCCTCGTGAGCGGCGCGGGCTTCGCCGAGACCGGCAACGACGTCATTTGCGCGGACATCGACGCGTCGAAGATCGAGCGCCTCGAGGCGGGTGAGATCCCGATCTACGAGCCGGGACTCGACGACCTCATCGAGCGCAACGTGCGCGAGGGCCGCATGACGTTCAGCGCGGACGTCCCGGCCGCGATCAAAGACGCTCACGTCATCTTCATCGCCGTGGGGACCCCGATGCGGAGCGACGGCGCCGCGGATCTGACCGCGGTCGACGCGGTCGCGCAGGCCGTGGCCGAGCACGCCGAGCGCGAGACCGTGCTCGTCTGCAAGAGCACCGTCCCCGTCGGCACCAACGCCCGCGTCAAGCGCCTGGTGAAGGACGCCAAGGCGAAGATCCACGTGGTCAGCAACCCCGAGTTCCTCAAGGAGGGCTCGGCGGTCAGCGACTTCCTCTACCCCGACCGCATCGTCGTGGGCGTCGACCCCGACGACGAGTTCGCGCGCGACGCCATGCGCCGCCTCTACCACCCGCTGAGCCTCGCCAAGGACCGCCTGGTCATCATGGACCCGCCGAGCGCGGAGCTGACCAA contains:
- a CDS encoding SDR family oxidoreductase, whose product is MTSRRCLVTGGAGFVGSHLVDRLLADGHRVVALDNFVTGFRRNIAHLKDEERFDLVEHDITKPFPKGFGGFDWIFNLACPASPPAYQRDPVFTTLTCFHGALYCLELAERDGARMLQASTSEVYGDPRVHPQPESYRGFVNCVGPRACYDEGKRVAETLCAEYRQRRGVDARIARIFNTYGPRMDPGDGRVVSNFIVQALQGLPLTVYGDGKQTRSFCYVSDLVGGLVRLMGHEDEHGPVNLGNDGEYTMLELAELVTRETGSEAELVFKELPADDPTRRRPDLTLARSRLEYEPTVALAEGLAQTVAHFRTIVEPA